One window from the genome of Moraxella nasibovis encodes:
- a CDS encoding TIGR00645 family protein, producing the protein MANPPSESIESSSAIGIERRQTIFAKIIFASRWLQLPIYLGLIVVQAIYAYKFMKSLWNLIVNLGQMDENTIMLAVLGLIDVVMIANLLVMVIVGGYETFVSRLNVDNHPDQPEWLNHVNASVLKVKLSMAIISISSIHMLQTFINAANMTEATMKWQLLLHLGFLASAIAIAYTDKLLHNHH; encoded by the coding sequence GTGGCAAATCCCCCAAGTGAATCCATAGAAAGCAGCAGCGCCATTGGCATTGAGCGCAGGCAGACGATTTTTGCTAAGATTATTTTTGCCAGTCGTTGGTTGCAACTGCCTATTTATCTGGGCTTGATTGTTGTGCAGGCGATTTATGCGTATAAATTCATGAAGTCGCTGTGGAATTTGATTGTTAATCTTGGGCAGATGGATGAAAACACCATCATGCTTGCGGTGCTAGGCTTGATAGATGTGGTAATGATTGCCAATCTGTTGGTGATGGTGATTGTGGGTGGTTATGAGACCTTCGTGTCAAGGCTGAATGTGGACAATCACCCTGACCAACCTGAGTGGCTCAATCATGTCAATGCCTCGGTTCTAAAAGTCAAGCTGTCCATGGCGATCATCAGCATTTCAAGCATTCACATGCTTCAAACATTCATCAATGCCGCCAACATGACAGAGGCGACGATGAAGTGGCAGTTATTGCTGCATCTGGGATTTTTGGCGTCGGCGATTGCAATCGCCTATACGGATAAACTGTTGCACAATCATCATTAA
- the cmoA gene encoding carboxy-S-adenosyl-L-methionine synthase CmoA: protein MHDTIFTTPLDKSARFSFDEEVVACFPDMIRRSVPGYGQMLAMLPILARRHCAYRQNDDGQKFSRVYDLGCSLGAVSFALAEQFSPDELQILAVDISAPMIDKARAVLGEHYPAHRIHFILDDVCEIQLQECDMIVINLTLQFLSPDKRLDLLKKCHDALAEGGILILTEKTHTLDEQDDAWLVERYYDFKRANGYSELEISGKRNALENVLITDTEEFHHERLSQAGFERSLTWFKFLNFLSIVAFK from the coding sequence ATGCACGATACCATATTTACCACACCGCTTGATAAGTCTGCCCGTTTCAGTTTTGATGAAGAAGTGGTCGCCTGCTTTCCTGACATGATTCGCCGCAGCGTGCCGGGCTATGGGCAGATGCTTGCCATGCTGCCGATTTTGGCTCGCCGTCATTGTGCCTATCGCCAAAACGATGATGGGCAAAAATTCAGCCGAGTTTATGATTTGGGCTGTTCGTTGGGGGCGGTGAGCTTTGCGCTTGCCGAGCAGTTTTCGCCTGATGAATTGCAGATTTTGGCGGTGGATATTTCCGCTCCGATGATTGATAAGGCAAGGGCGGTGCTGGGCGAGCATTATCCTGCCCATCGCATTCATTTTATTTTGGACGATGTCTGTGAAATACAATTGCAAGAATGCGACATGATCGTCATCAATCTGACTTTGCAATTTTTATCGCCTGACAAACGCCTAGATTTATTAAAAAAATGCCACGATGCGTTGGCGGAAGGCGGCATTTTAATCCTTACCGAAAAAACGCACACGCTGGATGAGCAGGACGATGCGTGGCTGGTGGAGCGTTATTATGATTTTAAGCGCGCCAATGGTTATAGCGAGCTTGAAATCAGTGGCAAAAGAAATGCTTTGGAAAATGTGCTGATCACCGATACCGAAGAATTTCACCACGAGCGCCTGAGTCAAGCGGGCTTTGAGCGAAGTTTGACTTGGTTTAAATTTTTGAATTTTTTAAGCATTGTGGCGTTTAAATGA
- the msrA gene encoding peptide-methionine (S)-S-oxide reductase MsrA, translating to MQTIILGGGCFWCTESVFLHIKGVSSVVSGYAGGQADTANYEAVCGGDTGHIEVIKVDFDDTVIDLSGILDIFFATHDPTTQDRQGNDIGRQYASVIFYTHDEQVDIIHHKINELKQQGIAVVTEVYSAPTFYPAESYHQNFYANNPTQGYCNFAIPPKLAKLRSNFAQFFKAS from the coding sequence ATGCAAACAATCATCTTGGGCGGCGGCTGTTTTTGGTGCACCGAAAGCGTGTTTTTACACATCAAAGGCGTGTCATCTGTGGTGTCAGGCTACGCAGGTGGTCAAGCGGATACGGCAAATTATGAAGCGGTGTGCGGCGGCGATACAGGTCATATCGAAGTCATCAAGGTGGATTTTGATGACACCGTGATTGATTTGTCTGGCATTTTAGACATCTTCTTTGCCACGCACGACCCCACCACCCAAGACCGTCAGGGCAACGACATTGGGCGACAATATGCGTCCGTGATTTTTTATACCCATGATGAGCAAGTGGATATTATCCATCATAAAATCAATGAGTTAAAACAACAAGGCATCGCAGTCGTTACCGAAGTGTACTCTGCACCGACCTTTTACCCTGCCGAAAGTTATCATCAAAATTTCTACGCCAACAACCCCACGCAGGGCTATTGTAACTTTGCCATTCCACCAAAATTGGCAAAACTACGGTCAAATTTTGCCCAGTTTTTCAAAGCATCCTAA